The genomic DNA gcattccttcgcggccccccaaacaaaatttgtgacaaaaactgttctaaactaaaacacattaaattatacaaaaagtagtgcttttggttagtagccttattttttatgtttaattacacagaattcatgataaattaatgtattttataaaatgtcataaaactggggcccccctggcaccatctcgcggccccccagtttgaaaacccctggtctaggTCATGTTGAGCAAGTCAAGTTGtaggtctaatttaaatcccaccactagagggcagcacAGCTCAGTGATGCTGTTATTTACCAACTACTAACTAGTACACTGTGGTTTGGCAAATCCATTATGGGTATTGTTCATAAATGCATAAATCAAAGAAAGCCTGTAGTGAGCATAATATCAGTTAATACTTACTGTAACCCATGCCCTGGATGAAGTACTTGAAGGCCTCGGTGAGCTTTGCAGGCTAGAAAAACAATACATACCAGTCAGTTTGACTACATCATTCGATTATATAAAGAAATGTAGCTGTATGGAAGTGcaaaacagattttctccaaGTACGTCATGAAACAGGACTCTAACAGCCGGTAGTAGCAGGTGGTAAACTGGGTATTAGAACAAAGTACAGTGTGCCAACACTGACTGTAATGAGATTATCTCGCACTTCATCCCTAACCATTATCCTGTGCCTCTCTTTCAAATGTGTAAATTAATCTAGTAGTCAATAGCCCTATTCGCACAGGATAAGTATTACCTGGTGACCTCTAGTCATGTTGTGATAATTGTGGAGGTTGTCTGTGATCTTAATCCCGTGCGAAACAGCCATgctgtaatttgtaaagtaaaaatgtCCCCTGCAAATGacctacactgtcaaaaataaaggtccAAAGCTGGCCCTGGAGCAGTATGCTTTAAAAAATGTCCtaaaatgtaccatttaggtacaaatatgtacctttgaagtactaatatgcactttttgggtacaaaggtgtacctttttgatagggtactgtcccagtggcaacttttgtacctttatttctgagaatgTACCACATTTTGCCGAAAACAGAGGTCCTGTGATAATATTAGTCCAGTGCGAATCAGCATCTCTGTAATTTGGCCAGGATTTGGTGGGTTCGTATATCATTTTTCAAGGTGTTTGTGCACAGTTTTCTCTACACACATACCCCTCCTCTTTGTATGCATTTCCTTGTTCAATTTAAGGGATTTGTTATACATTTCTGCTTTAATTCGTCTCTCCACGTCCATGTTTCATGATTACTATTCGTAATGTGCaaaactatattaaaataaGATCTCAGTTTATGCACTGCTTATCCTGTGCGAATGCACCAAATGAAAGTCAGATATAGGGGGGTATTTACTAAAGTACACAAGATAATACTAATCCTGTGCGAATAGGGCTATAAACACTGTCGCAATACACACCTGGTCGACCTGGGGCAAGCCTCCACAGTCTGCCATCTGAGGAAAGAAGcataaaacagtaaattaccaTGCATTGAAAACACGCAAATGCGTCACTACTTGCTTCTCATTTTGTTTCAGTCATTCACACAGGTGTCTGAAACATTAAGAGCTCCATTAACTGCACTGGTCTGAGCCCTTATCAGTGACAAATCGGACATAAAGACACCATAAACCTGAATCTCTGAGGGCTGACTATGGAAAACAAGGTCAGGTGAGGTAGCTTTTAGCCCTGGAGCTTTACCCGCGTATACCGCTTTTGCACTATCTGGGTAAATTAGTGACTAGATAACGCTGAGCTATCGGAATCTTAACGGTGACCGACTTTTCCATGTGGGTCATGAATACAGGCGGCCACTCACCTTAAGCAGTGTGGTTTTTGTTGGGTCCATTTTAGTGTTGCACTCGACCTGtacaaaacataaacatattAGACTgttagaaaatgttttactaATATATAGCGTGATATGGATTAACTAAATAAATTAACTTAAACATACCACTGCATCAACTGCAGGAGAACTGTCTCCAACTACAAGCAGTGCAGGAGACCTGAAAACAGagatattattattacagagaTGCAATAtaattgaaaaaaaagttttgaaattCTGACAATTTCAGACTTACTTTAGAGTTCTGGCATTAACGTGGCCACCAGGCACAGGCCTCTCGATTTCTAGGTCTCGTCGGCTGTGAAACGGATTGAATGTTGGGTCTAAAGGCGATGCTAAAACAGCATTAGTAAACTTTGTTTTCCAGGTGTACTTACCTGCTGTAGGACTTGATGAAAAGCTGCAGGTTGAACTGGTTCATCTCATTTACAATGTGGTGACGGTATCTGTTAATAAGGTCATGGTTCTGCTGGATTTCTTCCTGGAGAAATAACACATAAACATTGTTATTATCAAATTAGGAAATTTAAGAGATTAGCATTTCAAATTAATTCAGAAGAATTAAAACGAAattcaaatgtaaaacaaaattctaaagaataatttaaatgtcaaacattaaagggacactccacttttacacttaaataggctcattttccagctccactagagtgaatcatttgattttgaccattttggaatctattcagccgatctccggtctggcagtaccacttttagcatagcttagcataatccattgaatctgattagaccattagcatcacgccaAAAAACAAccagagtttctatattttcccatttaaaacgtgactcttctgtagttacatcatgcaCCAAGAGCGACAGAAAACTCAAAATTGCTAGGCAGTTCTAGGCGATATGGcgaggaactatactctcattctggcgtaatattcaaggactttgctgccgtaacatggctgcaggaggcgcaatgatattacgccgCACCTGAACATAGTCCCCTAGGTAACTTTCAAtaacaggggactattttcaggcactgcataatatcattgcgcctactgcaaccatgttatggcagcaaagtccttgattattaagcaagaatgagagtatagttcatagcaatatctgcctaaaaaaacacaacttttaattttctgtcggtcttagtacaggatgtaactacagaagagtcaagttttaaataggaaataatatcaaaactctttggttatttcttagcgcaatgctaatggtcttatcagattcaatgaattatgctaagctatgctaaaagtggtaccgccagacccggagatccgctgaatggattccaaaactgtaaaaatcaaatgtttgtaATGAATGTAGCTagcttcattagttctctttttatcacctctgaaatatggtttcttcaaaaacacccaagataatttcattttagtgaaggacttttgatagagttAAGATGcggagcgatcctcaaaacatacatggacatatagctgtttgccctagggcgatacttctgggttttataagttatcctggtggataatagcggtattgcgaaaagccggaaatactgtcattggcagggaaagagttaacaaaaattctaatgtaaaaaaatctaaagaatttaaatttcatttcttttacagaCAAAAAACCTCAGCAGACAAAATCGAGCATTAAATTTACCTTTCCAAACAAATGAGAGATGATCATGTCTGGCATGGCATGAGTCCAACCAGAGATCTGCAACGTATGTGGAAAATTTGTCTATGACAGACACAAAAACtattaaaatataaagataTTATAAACTATAGGATTAGCACTCACTTTGTGTGCGGCCCAATCCATCCAGCCTTCAGCACAAGGGTTgatgtttatcagaacaaggCCCTCCACCATGTCTGGATTGTCCAACTATAACAAGGAATAACATTTGTTAATGTcagctaaacatttttttatagtgACAAACTAAACTCTAGTTAGTTGAATGTAGAACACATTGGTTCATTTAAAACTTATACCACATGTCAAACTCACAGCAAACTTGGTGAGGATATAAGCGCCTGCTCCCACAGCCAGACCGATCACACTCTTCAGTCTGTTGGATGAAAAACAAAAGTTAAAAGGTTTGAAAATCcataaaatcaacatattttctttaaatatgaataaatctTACCCAAAATGTTTAAGGATTGATGAAAGAGTCTCAGACAGCTGATCCATGGAAGGGTACTCGTACCTACGAAACAAAGTTGAATGTAATGACATTCAACATTTACTATACAAATATCCACCTTTTCTTCAAAACAAAGCACAGCTCACCCCGTAGAGAAGGTGTTCGCGCCGTCCTGCTGCCCTGGTGCATCTACGTGGCACACAGCAAAGTGCTCCATGATCTCTGCCATATCCTCATGATTGAATAAGGAGTCAAAGCAGGTTTTGTCTATGTGGAAAACACATTACAGCCTCCTATAGAAGTAGCTCTTGATGTAAATGTCTTAgacaatgtttaaatgtatgctTACGGTTCAGCCCAATATCATGATAGGTAAGGATGACAGGCCGGTCCCCCTTAGGTACTCCTCTCATGGTACAGTGGATTCTGCCATATGGAGTCTCCACATCATGTTCCTGTTTGCAACATGGTCAGATATTGGCCATCAGATGAACCAGCTATTACTAGAATTAATCTCAATGGCTTATGAAACCTTTCAGTGCCTGTATTGGTAAATCTGTTATGTTGTCCATCATGACATACTATGCGTGCATAATAATTGTAAAAGAATGTAGTAGTTTTAATTATTAGTTTTTATGTTTCTATAATCATTTTAAATCAAGAGAATACAGAAAATAATTGTACTTGTAAATATCAGTAACACTGCATAACCATATTTATAATGAACCAGTAATGGAAAATGATGATATAAAAGAAATTGTGTCCATTTACAAGATTTTGATGTTGATAAAAAGGACACATTATGCATCTACCACTTCCAAAACTTGTGTTTTAAGATCTTAACAATAGCCTTGCGATTTAATGTAGCTTTTAAGGAAAAGTATGTTGCAACCAACATGAAACCTATTAAACTGTTGGTCATATCTCCAAATGAAACACAGAGCAATCGCAAATATTTCATCAATCTTTGCACTCAAAGTCAGGTTATATATCAGTTAGCTCACAGTCCATCACACTGTCTGTCTGATTTTATAATATTCAGATTCATAAAACCCCCATTATGACTGAGACAACAATTCTAACTCCATTGTCAACCACTTGCACAACAGGACAATTCAAATGATTTTTAAATACAAAGACTAAAATGTACGCCTATACTCACAGAGACTTCAATATCAAATACTAATTCCATATCCGAGTCCTCCAGAACCATGACTGCAGGTAGTAGTTAGTAGTTGTGATGAGGGAACACTATGAAGTATGTAAGATCCGATTGCAAGTAAGCTTGTAAGTGTGCATCAATATTCTGTGCACAGGGTTTTATACGACCTAAGCCCCATGCTCCCGGCATGCTTTGCACCAGGTTCAAAACAAGTTAATTCTAGTTCGATATATCCGTAAATTGGATCAGGCTGTGTCAGATGCTTGAGGTAGCCAGCTTTAGGGCATCGGAAACTTTAGGCAGGAGAGCCAAACTAAAGTGTGATGGAAATGGCGGCAAATAATTGTGTCACGGTCATAGAGCAAATCAGCAGTAAGAGTTTCAATACAGCTTTATAGAATCTATGACATATCTCAATAAAACAATAAGCAGATGGTCAAGGAGATGTCTACTCTAAAAGGGGGCGCACAccagacgcgcagctcagcgcagttctaaaaaaataaaaaaataaatatagaaaacaatgtgttcgggtttttttttagtatacgcacaccggcgctgacaggtggcgcctgtccacggcacccagctttgactcaggaagttgctcaaatccctgacGCGGCACAGagtgccactcacatagtttaacattaaataacatcatatttgtctcAAATCATTAACGaataacattggctgctaacgtaaatttcgcattttgaagtagacgctatctgactaagctcgcgcTATATAATGTACACTTCTGGTTTACGATACCCCCGAGTTGTCCTTGACCTGAcgtggcgctgagctgcgcatccggtgtgcgacccccttaagggGGCTTTCACATATCGCGTCTTTTGTGTGTTCaagttcgtaatttcaaaagtAGGCCTCATAATGCGCACTCATAATGGAAATGACGCTCTCGTTTTTCCAGCCGCGTCCTCACCGCTTTGAGTTAAAAACatctcaacttttcagaatgccgcaagcgcaccgcaagtcatgtgacaagaacctacTACCTAGCGTTTTCCATGCGCTTTAGGCGCGACATGAGACTCTTCCTTGCTGAATAGAGGGCTGGCGGCCCAGCAATGTTGAACTGAGATATCAAATTgctatattttgaaaaatgtttctaACCAAGCAGATTTGGCGCTCCatagtaaaataaatatatactatAGAGGTCAGTGGTggcccagatctgcttggttagagttttttttagttttaagcaactttagggtgagtaaatgaactttttaggtgaactatgcctttaaagtggcaagattgcgaattgcaaccaacagctcagtctaCAGCtcacgcatagagaagctacggtagctgccacaggacaaacatgtcatcatctgagacaatgTAGTGTCAAAATGCGCTCTGTAGACCAGTTTGTCAGTGTAGagctactgtaaaaacatgacagtgccttccatgtaaggagacccgcggTGTACGTAGATAAAAAcgactcattctaaggtaataaaaacataacagtataatatgtaaggtctttatacaccactaaaaataacgttatgcatattatattgcatttttgccaagagatcctcctaaaagttacacagtgcacctttaactaaattaaaaacatttccaaACAAAATCACGTTTCAGTACGCTCAATTTAACATTCAAAATGAAAACAGAATAATTACTAAAACCCACAA from Misgurnus anguillicaudatus chromosome 20, ASM2758022v2, whole genome shotgun sequence includes the following:
- the ndrg1a gene encoding protein NDRG1a → MDDIQIESKPLIVEKDLQGLREAVKKLEIKEHDVETPYGRIHCTMRGVPKGDRPVILTYHDIGLNHKTCFDSLFNHEDMAEIMEHFAVCHVDAPGQQDGANTFSTGYEYPSMDQLSETLSSILKHFGLKSVIGLAVGAGAYILTKFALDNPDMVEGLVLININPCAEGWMDWAAHKISGWTHAMPDMIISHLFGKEEIQQNHDLINRYRHHIVNEMNQFNLQLFIKSYSSRRDLEIERPVPGGHVNARTLKSPALLVVGDSSPAVDAVVECNTKMDPTKTTLLKMADCGGLPQVDQPAKLTEAFKYFIQGMGYMPAASMTRLVRSRTASGSSVTSFEGSRSRSHTNEGNRSRSHTNEGRSRGHTSDNQRGRSHTDTMDSSVDQGPKSTEVSC